One window from the genome of Fulvivirga lutea encodes:
- a CDS encoding Lrp/AsnC ligand binding domain-containing protein: protein MPQNLEIDNVDLQILDILMKNAKKPYTEVAKQVFVSGGTVHVRMRKMEEAGIVTGTTLEIDNTKLGYDITAFIGIFLAKSALYDDVINQLKAIPEITNVHYTTGNYSMFAKINCRDTQHLKDLLHDKIQRVDGITRTETMISLEESINRPIPITQAHK, encoded by the coding sequence ATGCCTCAAAATTTAGAAATTGACAATGTGGATCTTCAGATTTTAGATATTCTCATGAAGAATGCTAAAAAACCTTATACCGAAGTAGCTAAGCAGGTATTTGTTTCAGGTGGTACTGTGCATGTTAGAATGCGCAAAATGGAGGAAGCAGGTATTGTAACAGGCACCACACTTGAAATTGACAATACCAAGTTAGGATACGATATCACTGCCTTCATCGGTATTTTTCTGGCTAAAAGTGCGCTTTATGATGATGTTATCAATCAACTAAAAGCCATACCAGAGATAACCAATGTGCATTATACTACTGGCAACTATAGCATGTTTGCTAAAATCAATTGCAGAGACACTCAGCATCTAAAAGACTTATTACATGATAAAATTCAGCGTGTAGATGGAATAACAAGGACAGAAACAATGATTTCACTAGAAGAAAGCATTAACAGGCCTATTCCTATTACTCAGGCTCATAAGTAA
- a CDS encoding AMP-binding protein: MSDKVWLKSYPKGLPSEIDALKHNSLVEMFEEAFDNYRSQVAFENMGKSLTYDEVDKLSMQFAAYLQKECGLKKGDTLAIQMPNCLQYPVVLMGGLRAGLKIVNTNPLYTAREMEHQFKDAEAKAIVIVENFAYNLEKIISNTQIEHVITTGLGDLLGGLKGGIVNFVVKYIKGMVPKFNLPKAVSIKTALAKGAKLSLDKPAISQEDCAFLQYTGGTTGVSKGAMLSHRNVLSHTEQIIWWFNPLLEEGKTEVMVTAIPLYHIFALTVNGIFMFKIGAKNILITNPRDMKAFLGELKKQKFTLMTGVNTLFNGMLNQPDFEKIDFSALKATIGGGMAVQDFVAEKWQKVTGTPLCEGYGLSETSPVLSCNPLDGTHKRGTIGLPTPSTDMAIFDENGNQLPQGEIGEICARGPQVMSGYLNKDNSQVFFEGGWFRTGDMGMMDEQGFFKIVDRKKDMINVSGFNVYPNEVENVIANHEKVLEVAAIGVPDDKSTEAVKVFIVKSDQSLTKEEVDAYCDENLTGYKRPKYIEFRDELPKSNVGKIIRRELRDAEEAK, from the coding sequence ATGAGTGATAAAGTTTGGTTAAAGAGCTATCCCAAGGGACTTCCTTCCGAAATAGATGCCTTAAAGCATAATTCTTTAGTAGAGATGTTTGAAGAGGCATTTGATAACTATAGATCCCAAGTGGCTTTTGAAAATATGGGAAAATCCCTGACCTATGATGAGGTGGATAAGTTGTCAATGCAATTTGCCGCATATCTTCAAAAAGAATGTGGGCTGAAGAAAGGGGATACGTTAGCCATACAAATGCCAAACTGTCTTCAATATCCTGTGGTATTAATGGGTGGACTGAGAGCAGGCTTGAAAATCGTAAATACAAATCCATTGTATACGGCCAGAGAAATGGAGCATCAATTCAAAGATGCGGAGGCTAAAGCCATTGTTATAGTTGAGAACTTCGCATATAACTTGGAGAAAATCATTTCCAACACCCAAATTGAGCATGTAATTACAACTGGTCTTGGTGATTTGCTTGGCGGACTTAAAGGTGGAATTGTAAATTTTGTTGTCAAGTATATCAAAGGAATGGTTCCTAAGTTTAACTTACCTAAAGCCGTTTCTATTAAGACTGCGCTGGCTAAGGGCGCTAAACTTTCGTTAGATAAACCAGCAATTTCACAGGAAGACTGTGCTTTTTTACAGTATACCGGAGGTACTACCGGTGTTTCGAAAGGGGCAATGCTTTCGCATAGAAATGTGCTTTCGCACACAGAACAGATCATTTGGTGGTTTAACCCGCTTTTAGAAGAAGGTAAAACGGAAGTAATGGTTACAGCCATTCCTCTTTATCATATTTTCGCGCTGACTGTGAACGGTATTTTTATGTTCAAAATAGGGGCTAAAAATATCTTAATTACAAACCCACGAGACATGAAAGCCTTCCTGGGTGAGTTGAAGAAACAGAAATTCACTCTGATGACCGGTGTGAATACACTTTTCAATGGGATGCTTAATCAGCCTGACTTTGAAAAAATTGACTTCTCTGCTTTGAAAGCTACTATTGGTGGAGGTATGGCTGTGCAGGATTTTGTTGCCGAGAAATGGCAGAAAGTTACAGGCACACCATTATGCGAAGGGTACGGGCTAAGTGAAACGTCTCCTGTATTATCATGTAATCCATTAGATGGTACACATAAGAGAGGCACTATTGGTTTACCTACGCCAAGTACAGATATGGCCATTTTTGACGAAAATGGTAATCAATTGCCTCAAGGGGAAATTGGTGAAATTTGCGCCAGAGGGCCACAAGTAATGAGTGGCTATTTAAATAAAGATAACTCTCAGGTATTCTTTGAAGGTGGCTGGTTTAGAACTGGTGATATGGGTATGATGGATGAGCAGGGCTTCTTTAAGATTGTGGATCGCAAGAAAGACATGATTAACGTATCTGGCTTTAATGTTTATCCGAATGAAGTGGAAAATGTTATTGCTAATCATGAAAAAGTATTGGAAGTAGCTGCTATAGGTGTACCAGATGATAAATCAACAGAAGCGGTGAAAGTATTTATTGTGAAGAGTGATCAGTCATTAACGAAAGAAGAGGTAGATGCCTATTGTGACGAAAATCTTACTGGCTATAAAAGACCAAAGTATATTGAATTTCGTGATGAACTGCCGAAATCTAATGTGGGTAAAATTATAAGGCGAGAGTTAAGAGACGCAGAAGAAGCCAAGTAA
- a CDS encoding ArnT family glycosyltransferase yields the protein MTINQRVQEYYAQYPFKTILIVAVIARLLAALFSEGYAFHDDHFDVTRVAQSWANGIPHWLETGIPPKHSMFYAGINAGFIWVVELFGASDPYVKTTFLRIIHALYSVLIVVFGYRLALLLSDEKKAKLVGWILALLWFFPFMGVRFLVEMVCIPPIMIGFYYLIKNLRQEIRSTVPWVLAGLLFGLAFAFRYHTILFAGGLGLVLLYRKEWTGSVLFTLGYLIAAFLTVGMIDIIFFDYPFHSIVEYFAYNSSNANNFISGSPFKFTLTTFGFLIPPISVFLMIGFIRSYKVEPLIFVAVLVFFVFHSAFPNQQERFILPMFPLLVVMGTIGWKSWADSSDFWSKYKIIPSISWKFFWTVNIIGGLFMSFTFSKKDRVAPLHYLSQKQDVEAVLIENEKSVKQPPVYYLGENSSDYNEWDKGILGLTKEEKLADDHKVVFSFDPRKTKGELLDEFSDAQKRPNYVIFQGVKELEARKDMVKSIFSGKQLTFEKEIKPSALDRLLHFFNPRIHRDQTANIYKIN from the coding sequence GTGACCATCAACCAAAGAGTTCAGGAGTATTACGCTCAGTACCCTTTTAAAACTATTTTAATAGTAGCTGTAATTGCGAGGCTGCTTGCAGCTCTTTTTTCTGAGGGTTATGCCTTTCATGATGATCATTTTGATGTAACTCGTGTTGCCCAGAGTTGGGCTAATGGCATTCCGCATTGGTTGGAAACTGGTATTCCGCCAAAACACAGCATGTTTTATGCAGGTATTAATGCAGGATTTATTTGGGTGGTAGAGCTTTTTGGAGCTTCCGATCCTTATGTAAAAACCACCTTCTTAAGAATTATTCATGCGCTTTACTCTGTACTGATTGTCGTTTTCGGTTACAGACTTGCTCTCTTACTATCCGATGAAAAGAAGGCTAAACTAGTGGGGTGGATCCTTGCTCTACTATGGTTTTTCCCATTTATGGGCGTACGATTTTTAGTAGAAATGGTGTGTATTCCGCCAATAATGATAGGATTTTATTATTTGATTAAGAATTTGAGGCAGGAAATCAGAAGTACGGTACCATGGGTTTTAGCCGGGCTATTATTTGGGCTGGCATTTGCGTTTAGGTATCACACTATATTATTTGCCGGTGGTCTTGGGCTTGTGTTGCTGTACCGTAAAGAGTGGACAGGCAGCGTTTTATTTACTTTAGGCTATTTAATAGCAGCATTCCTCACCGTTGGGATGATAGATATTATATTTTTTGATTACCCATTTCATTCCATCGTTGAGTACTTCGCATACAACAGTTCTAATGCTAATAATTTCATTTCTGGGTCCCCATTCAAGTTTACCCTTACCACATTTGGGTTTTTAATACCGCCTATCAGTGTTTTTCTAATGATAGGGTTCATTAGATCATATAAAGTTGAACCACTCATATTTGTTGCAGTGCTGGTTTTCTTTGTGTTTCATTCTGCCTTTCCCAATCAGCAAGAGCGATTTATTCTTCCAATGTTCCCATTACTTGTTGTTATGGGTACAATCGGTTGGAAAAGCTGGGCCGACAGCTCTGATTTTTGGAGTAAGTATAAGATTATTCCATCCATATCATGGAAGTTTTTCTGGACTGTGAATATCATTGGCGGTCTATTTATGTCCTTTACATTCTCAAAAAAAGATAGGGTAGCTCCATTGCACTACTTGTCACAAAAACAGGATGTTGAAGCTGTGTTGATTGAAAATGAAAAGAGTGTTAAACAGCCACCAGTTTATTATTTGGGCGAGAATTCTTCTGATTACAATGAATGGGACAAGGGCATTCTAGGTTTAACCAAAGAAGAAAAACTGGCCGATGACCACAAAGTGGTGTTCAGTTTTGATCCAAGAAAGACTAAAGGTGAACTTCTTGATGAGTTTTCTGATGCTCAAAAAAGGCCTAATTATGTTATTTTTCAGGGTGTGAAAGAACTGGAAGCCAGAAAAGACATGGTGAAAAGCATATTTTCAGGTAAACAGCTAACTTTTGAAAAGGAGATTAAGCCATCAGCTTTAGATCGGCTATTACACTTTTTTAACCCAAGAATTCACAGGGATCAGACAGCCAACATTTACAAGATTAACTAG